GGACTGCGATGTCGTTGACGCAGTGGTTAACCATATCGGCGCCAACGGTGTCATGGCGGTCGAGCGCAAAGGCGACCTTCAGTTTCGTCCCGACACTATCGACGCTCGCGACCAGCACCGGTTCGCGCATTCCGGAAAAATTCGGAGCAAACAAGCCGCCGAAGCCGCCAATTTTTCCCAGCACTTCCGGGCCATGTGTGCTTTTGACGCGCGCTTGGATGCGGCGCTTAACCAGATTGCCCAGGTCAACGTCTACGCCGGCGCGCGCGTAAGCTTTCTTTTTCTTGATCATGTCGAGCGGATTCGATTCTGTCTTTGTAGGGCAACCGCCTCGGTTACCAAGTCCTCGGCAGGCGGTGCGCCTGCCCTACAATCATTTCAAGTTCGCGAAGAGGTTTGGGTGTCCTTCTTCCGCAGCCAGCGCTTTCGAGCGGCCCTCGCGTTTTTCCATGATGAATTTGTCGAGCTCCGGATCGACGGGCAGCGGGTAGTTACCGGTAAAACAGGCGAGACAAAACTTGTCTACCGGTTTGCCCGTCGCGCGGACCATTCCTTCCACATCCAGATAACCGAGGCTGTCGACCCCGAGGTATTTGCAGATCTCCTCCATTGGCATTTGGTTCGCGATCAGTTTTTCCGGATCGGGAAAGTCGATCCCGTAATGGCAGGCGAAACGGTGCGGCGGGCAACTCACCCGCATATGCACTTCCTTCGCGCCCGCTTCCCGCAGGTTCACGACGCGGGCCCGCGCGGTCGTGCCCCGGACGATCGAATCGTCCACCACCACGACGCGTTTTCCTTCCACTGCTTCCTTGATCAGGTTCAATTTCACCCGGACATCGAAATCGCGGATGAGCTGGCTGGGCTGAAGAAAGGTCCGCCCGATGTAGTGATTGCGGACGAAGGCGTGCTCGTAGGGCAAATTCAATTCCTGGGCGAAACCAAGGGCGGCATAATTCCCCGAGTCGGGCACCGGCACGACGATGTCCGCGTCGACGGGGAATCTCCTCGCAAGCTCGCGCCCCATTTCGGTGCGGACCTTGGCGACGTTAATGCCACCGATGATGCTGTCCGGCCGCGCGAAGTAAACGTACTCGAACATGCAGAACGCCTCCGTCTGCTGGGGGAACGGCCACTCGGAGCGAATGCCGTCTTCACTGATGATGACGACTTCGCCCGGTTTCACTTCGCGAATGTATTCAGCGTGGACGAGATCGAAGGCGCAGGTCTCGGAGGCCAGAATGTAGGCGCCGTCGAGCTTGCCAAGAACCAGCGGGCGGAAGCCGAACGGGTCGCGCACGCCGATGATCTCGCGTTCGCTCATGATGACGAGGCTGAACGCGCCTTCGAGCCGGCGGAGCACGCTCAGGGGCGTCCCGCCATTCTTCGAGGGCTGGGCGAGGAGGTGCGGGATGATCTCGCTGTCGGCTGTGGTTTGGAAAATGGAACCTTTTCGCTCCAGCTCGTCACGGAGAAGCGCGGCGTTGATGAGATTGCCGTTATGGGCCACCGCGATTTGGCCGCGGAAACAGTCGACCACGAACGGCTGCGCGTTTTTCAGGGTGCTGGATCCGGTGGTGGAATACCGTGTATGTCCCACCGCGCGCGTTCCCGCCAGCCGATCCAGCTCCTCGGCTCCGAAAACCTGCGACACGAGTCCCATGTCGCGATGCAGTTGAAAGGTCGACCCGGGGCCCTTGCTCGTGACGATGCCGGCGCTTTCCTGGCCGCGATGCTGGAGCGCGAAGAGCCCGTAATAGGTCAGGACGGCGGCGTTCGGGTGGCCGAAGACCGCGAAGATGCCGCACTCGTGCTGGGGAAACGGATGCGTTTCCGGCGTTTTAATTTCCTTCGGGAAATCAGGCGACATTGTAGGCGTACATTCCATCAACCGAGCCTAGGTTCAATCACTCCTTCGGCT
This Chthoniobacterales bacterium DNA region includes the following protein-coding sequences:
- the purF gene encoding amidophosphoribosyltransferase; its protein translation is MSPDFPKEIKTPETHPFPQHECGIFAVFGHPNAAVLTYYGLFALQHRGQESAGIVTSKGPGSTFQLHRDMGLVSQVFGAEELDRLAGTRAVGHTRYSTTGSSTLKNAQPFVVDCFRGQIAVAHNGNLINAALLRDELERKGSIFQTTADSEIIPHLLAQPSKNGGTPLSVLRRLEGAFSLVIMSEREIIGVRDPFGFRPLVLGKLDGAYILASETCAFDLVHAEYIREVKPGEVVIISEDGIRSEWPFPQQTEAFCMFEYVYFARPDSIIGGINVAKVRTEMGRELARRFPVDADIVVPVPDSGNYAALGFAQELNLPYEHAFVRNHYIGRTFLQPSQLIRDFDVRVKLNLIKEAVEGKRVVVVDDSIVRGTTARARVVNLREAGAKEVHMRVSCPPHRFACHYGIDFPDPEKLIANQMPMEEICKYLGVDSLGYLDVEGMVRATGKPVDKFCLACFTGNYPLPVDPELDKFIMEKREGRSKALAAEEGHPNLFANLK